In one Mucilaginibacter ginsenosidivorax genomic region, the following are encoded:
- a CDS encoding GNAT family N-acetyltransferase codes for MQIEQVRPELTWRLRQKVLYPQQKLYEMEMEEDNDGLHFAAFKDNAIVAVVSLFQRGDDFQFRKFAVDEGQQNMGIGSTMLTYISDFAKRNGGRRIWCNARISAINFYLKAGFTQTGQLFSKNGFDYEILENLI; via the coding sequence ATGCAGATAGAGCAAGTACGCCCTGAATTAACCTGGCGGCTACGTCAAAAGGTTTTATATCCGCAACAAAAACTTTATGAAATGGAAATGGAGGAGGATAACGACGGCCTCCATTTTGCAGCTTTTAAAGACAATGCTATTGTTGCCGTAGTTTCCTTGTTTCAGCGTGGCGATGATTTTCAATTCAGAAAATTTGCAGTTGATGAAGGACAGCAAAATATGGGAATTGGCAGCACAATGCTTACCTACATATCCGATTTTGCTAAACGCAACGGCGGTCGGCGCATTTGGTGCAACGCCCGCATATCGGCTATAAATTTTTACCTGAAAGCTGGCTTTACGCAAACAGGTCAGCTCTTTTCAAAAAATGGCTTCGATTACGAGATA